ATCCACGTCAATTTTTTCTCTCGTTGCAACACACAGGCATCTATGCTAGTTTTCTTTAAACCAAAAAAACACGCAGAAAACAAAAACAGACTCTGGGCAGTCGGTTAGCCCAGAAAAATAATACCAATTGATGTAAAAACTATTTAAAAAAAGGTTTGACAATAGCATataaaagaataaaaaatatagatacatttgaGGCATATCAGCGATCAAGGCGGTGGTGCAACCATCGCCTTACGGGAAAAAGGGGCAGTGTGGCAGGCGCCTTAGTGAGAAGAGAAAATGCAGAGGAACGATCCCCCTCTTCCCTCCCGCGACGCTCCTGCGATCgccggggtggggggtgggggggctaGCTGCCAGCCTCACCGTCCccacctctccccctcctcccctgccgcCACCGGCTGGCGCTGATGGGCAATGCCCGGTTGGCGCGGCGTTGGCGGGGCCCCTTCTTCTCTTCCGCTCGGAGTGGCCGGCGCAGGACGGCGGCTTCTGGTGGCGATGCGGGGCCCTACGGTACGGCGGCAGGAGCGTGGTGCGGCGGCCGGTGGTGGCGCGTCGGCGTTGGGCGTCTGGTGTAGTGCAGCGGCTGCGGTGCTCCGGATTGGGAGGCGGCATGCGGGCGAGATTCTAGCTAGAACTGGCGCGGGGGctcggtcggcggcggcggagggtgaCGGCGGTGGCGTGCTCCGCGAGCGCCGGGTCTTGCAGGGGCCGGTGCAGGGGCGGCGTTGTTGCTTCGGGGGCGAGGCTGCTATTCCGGTCGTCCTTGGGTGATGAGCGCGGGCCGGGTCTGGTGGCTGGCACGAGATCCGGTGACCGGCGGCCTGAGGTGTTGTTGTGGTTCCTTTCGGCGGCGTGGAGGCAAGGCAGAGGGTGTTCTATGGTGATCATGATGTTGGACGGCGGGGAAGGAGCTTGCTTGAGGAGTCGATGACGGGACGGAGTTGCCGGCGGCCGGTGTGTCCCTCTTCCATTGTAGCGCTGTCCGCCTCTCTGGGTGCGTTTGCTGGCAGTGGGCCGACGGCGCAGGCTGGTCGTCAGGGCAGGAGTTTGACTCGGTCCTCCTGCCCGGGACTGGTTGCTCCTCGTGCAGCTCCGGGTCTGCTTCGGCCATCCCAAGATGGGCAATTGCTGTTGGTAGGGGTGGTGTCTTCTCGTTGgcatcggtggagctccgtggtAGTGGTGGATGGGACCTTGGGTTGCCGGCTAGCGGATCAGTGCTTCAGACTGCGGACTTGGCATCGTCGGAGCTGTCTCTCCGTGACGGCCGTCGGCAGTCACTGGGTAATGCCCCCTCCGGTCCATTGGGACTGGCGGGGAGTCGGGGACTATAGGCATGGGCACCCCTATGGTGGAGGTGCTAACCCTGACTCGGTAACTGATGCCGGGCTTTTCCTGCCGCGGATTGTGCACTGTGAGGCAGGTGGGTGACGAGGTCTCGGGGCATCGATgccagggcggcggccctggaaggCGGTCCGCATGGTTGGCCCTTCGGCGGGCACCATCGCGGCGGTGGTGGCTATGTCTCTTGGCCGTGTGGGCGGTGAGGGCTATGGCGGAAGGTGACTCGGGCGCTCCCTGCCTCTGGCGACAGTGGCGCCCTGATCCGGACCTGGGGAACTGATCTCCTCACCGTCTCCCTCGAGACCTTGTGGTGGCACGGGTGGGTTGCCATGAGCGAAAGCTCTGCGCTTGGTCGCCAACGATGGCGACGCCTGCGGGCGTTGTTCTCTACATAAAGACGTCGTTGTGGGTCTTCTCTCCGTGTTCGGCTTCAGGTGAAAATCTTTGTTCTTGGACTCGGCATCGGGGTCGCCTCACGTCGTTCTCTCTCTTGAGGGCGGTGTTGTGGAGTGTAGGTGGGTAGGTGTAGTGTGGCGGTGTTTTCAGCTCATCTTGTACTTCTTTTCGGTTGTGTCGCGTGCTCATGGCCTGGTCATCTTAGGATCGGCATTGTTTAAGGGTTATCCATCACTTTGTATCGTTTGACCGTGTACTTTGATGTgtggttgctttatatataaaatggGACGAAAGCCTATTTCAGAAGAGAGAATGCAATAATTGAGTCGCATTCGATGATGCTGTATGCACACCATCAGGTGGCAAAAGCCCGTATAAATAGGAGACCATAAAGTAGTACTCCAACAAGACCCACCACACAGGCCAGGCGCACGACCGAGCCCCAAAAATGGCAGCCACGCCGGCGACACCACAGGTGCACATCGAGTCCGTACAGACGGGCTTGCCGACTCGCGCCGTTGAGCCGGACAGGACGCGCTACATCGCCGTGCCCGCGCCGCCGCTCCCGGAGACCGCGCTGCAGCGGCGCCTCCGTGTGGTGCTGTACTACAGCGCCGATGATCACGCGCCGTGGGAGGAAGGTATATGGGTAAGGGAGTCGCTGGGCGAGGCGCTGTGCTTCTTTCCGGAGATGGCGGGCAGGCTCCGGCGCCGGGCCGACGGGGACGGGTCGTGGGAGGTGAAGCTGAACGACGCAGGGGTGAGGTTCCAGCAGGCGACGGTGGAGATGAGCATGGAGGATTTCCTGGCGGACAAGGACCGGGCGCGGAAGGAAGCCGCGCTGGCGCCGTGGGTCGACGTGAGCGCCGAGGATCCTGATATGTGCTCGCTCCTCTTCATGCAGGTATTTGCACGCGCATTAGGATACTTGTGaagtttagttttttttttttggttGAATTTGTTCAATTTCTCATCTTTTAGATCAACGTCTAACTATAATATCATTTTCATATACTCCCTTCTTTCTATATTAAATTTTGGCTAAATGAATATATCTGGTACTGAAATACGTCATGATTTACAAAAGTAGAAACTAACAACTTGCTAAATTTGCACACTTTATTTGGATGTCCGAAAACTTTAATAGGGAGAATTAGCTAAAAGATTACGATGAAATGTATTGCCCAAATGATTTTGGCCAATTATTGCGAAAATGGAGGGTTATCTGTCGCATTTAAGTGGATGCCGACGGATCCTGCCGTTCATCCGTGGCGTCCATTATAGATCTGGTGGCCCATGTAGAAATTTTTGGATTTTCACTAGGAAACCATTTTTATTAGATACTTTGCCTTCAATTAAAGTCACATAAAGGGGTTTGATACAATTCAAGAGAAGTTGCCTTAGCaaaccaatctgtggttggatggttagagggaccgtGGTATCCCCGTCTCACCAGGGTTCAAATGCTGGTGCTTGCATTtattccggcgatgcgcattcagtggaaggagacgttcatgtcgacgacgagacgcctacggtgacttcgtaaatctcaagatgatatgccgactcagtctttcggaggtgctcatagggatagaatgtgcgtgtgtgcgttcatatgggtgagtgtatgcgcgtgtatatgagcgcttgtgtctgtactgacgttcaaccaaaaaaaagaaaaattgcCTTAAAAAAGCTATACATGTGTAATATCTGAACTCTAACACACCTCACTCACACTACAGCCACCCACAGACTGAGCTTCTATGACTTAACTGCATCTGCCTTTGAATgtatgacatatgggcccacatgtcatacactcAAAGGCAGATGCAGTAAGTCATTGAAGTTGCTCCCCTGTAAAGACTCCTGATGCGTAAGTTAGGCCTACGAAATTTCGGTGTGAATTTTGGGGACATGGGTCCAGCGTACGCCTATttaaacaaaaaacataaaaataacaGAAAGATTGATTCTATTTTGTGACAAACATAGTGTAGCATAATACGCAAATTGCGCTACGGATGGAATTGATTCAGTACAGTACATGGTTGAGTGGACATGTTCATGAGTGACAATGGCTTTATACTCCACTCTTCTAGTAATaacatagtactcccttcgtccgaaaatacttgtcatcaaaatggacgaaaagggatgtatctaaagctaaaataagtctacatacatctccttttattcattttgatgacaagtatttccggacggagggagtacgtaatatttatttattttattttgcgaaAATTGTATTTGTAGTGATTCGTATTATATACGAGTACTTCTGTTTAGCCAAAAAAAAAAGAAGTGCATGAATTCTGATGCCCTGTCCACTACAGCTGAATTGGTTCCAGGACGGGGGATACGCCATGGGAGTGAGCTGCACGGTGCTGCTGTGTGACCCGCTGTCGCTGGCGAGGTTCCTCCTCAAGTGGGCGCGCACGCACAAGGAGATCAAGGAGCAAAACAAGCTCGTCCTCAGGCCGATCATGCAGTACATGGCATACTTCGAGCGGCCGGAGATCTGCTGCAGGCGCATCAGGTCCTTGCCCATCGACTCTGTCGCCGCCGACGGCGCCCACGCCCAGACCGTGCTCTTCAGGACCGCCGCCGGCTCCGCGACCGGCGACCTCCGCACGCTCGCAGCGGCCTGTATCGACCAGGCGAGCGAGGAGCTCAAGGTGGACAGGGTGTCGCCGTTCACGCTCGTCGTCGCCCCCCGAGACTCCGCCCGCGGAGCGACCACCGTCGAGACGTCGGTCACGGCAGATGGCCTGAAGAAGGGTGGCGCCGGCCATGCGCTGGAAGCCGCGGGGTGGAGCGAGCTGAGGCTGGAGGAGGTGACTCTCAGGGGCGTCAAGCCCGTGCATGTGTCGTACAGAATTGCGGCGGGCGGAGACGAAGGGCTCGTCGTCGTCATGCCTGACGGCGATGGTTTCCTCGTCACGGCGACTATTCCGGAGTAGGCGCTGGCTAGGAATAGGAGGTGATGGTTTCCGTATTTCGTCAAGGCGCCAAAGTTTGGAAATCATCATGGTTAGCTGTTTCCCTGTTTTTGTTTATTGATAGATGTGCATGTTACCTTGATTAAAGGATTTGAGTGGTGCCGTGCGACTTGCTAAACAAATCTAAAAAAACGAGATAAATGGGCAGGAGAGGCGTGATGCCTCCCGTAGGCATACGTGGACCATTTCATATTATAGCCACTTGGTCACGGTGTGGAGGTGAGCACACTGTCGCGGTGACTacgccctgtttggttcataagtcctaggactttttttagtcccaacttataagtctcaagtccctaaaaagtccctatctGTTTGGTTCCTGAGACTTATAAgccctataagaccatattacaactataagtccctctctttgagagtcttatttcataagtcccaaatgcccactttaaatCCTATGAgttcctcctgtttggtttagatgagacttatagggactttttaagtccctaaaccaataagtccctggaaacaaacactctctacgacaaacttgttccacttTCTCTAACTTGATGGGCAAATAGAAAATGCCGTACCATGATGGTGCTAATGTTTGGTGAATACGTAATTTGATGGTAATCTAATACTGTCAAACCCCGATGACCTAAGCAGTTAAACTTGCTTCGTGCCCGGTAACAAAATGTGGGCGAACGTGAGCGTTGGATGGACGGCGGTAATCCACGTCCTCGCTTTTCACTTGGTGAACCTGCAGCGCGGCATTTTTCGCCGCCAATATCCTTCCCCGTTTCGTTCCATGGTCCAATGCTCGTCATCAAAACTAAAACGCTCAATCACGCGCGACGGGCAGTTCATCACGAAAAGGATATATggacccctcccctcccctcccctcccgtccAAGAGGAAAAACGAGAGATGAGTCCAACTGAATCCCATTCTTCGCTAGATTTCCCTTGCTCTTCATCCCATTGCAAGGGGAGGATGAAGTAGATCTTTCAGATGAGCTGAAGGATTTGGGTATGAACTAACTATTGTATGCAGTGGCGGAACTTGCTAAAAAATCTAAGCTCGCCTAAAATTTTTTTCCTTCACAACTTGATCCAAGGCTGGGGGCCAATGCCCCCCTCTCCCCTGGTAGTGCACGATCTTCCGCGTGAACGAGGGGTTTCGTGAGAAGAGCGTTGATGAAGCAGGGCTAACGATCTTCTACCCAAACGGCGACGCTGTTGCAGCATTCGTCCCGAGGTTCAACAAACTCACCGTCGATGACCAGGCCGATGCTTCGGCAACGATCTTCATTCTGCACTCGCTCTCTGCTCGTTCGTACAACCGCAACCGTGCTCCTCTCTGATCGTTGTTGGCGTGCACAAGCATGGCTCCCGCAACTGTGGTCCTGGTGGCCGTGCTCAccgtcctcgccgccgcccggaACATCGAGGAATACACTTCCAGGCGAGCACGGCAAGGAGCAGATCGAGGCCACTATCGTGAGCAGCCATGGAACTACCTCGacgcccgcgccacctcctcctACCTCCTCAGCTCTCCCGCCCGCCCGCCTCCACCTTCCCGATGAGAATCAGGCTTTGGTCCTAGTTCGTAAGGGTCTTTAGTGTCGGTTCACCAACTGGGATTAACGGGTGCGGACTAAAGCCCCcctcccctttagtcctggttcgtcacggcccgggaccaaagggccaccacatggcacgagcccGCGCCGGGGGCTGGGGGGCCTtccgtcccggttggtgacaccaaccgggactagaggTTTAGGGGTTTACGGTTTGGATTTATGAATtattgtttatttttccttttcgtTTTGTATGCGTTCGAGACCACTCCCGTAAGTACGTACGTGGTCGTCTTTTTTGCAGCTTGATTGTTGTATGTGTACAGGATTTAGACGGGACTGCCTAAACAACTACCTCTCCTTACTGTGCCACGGTTCATCGTGGCAGACAGATCGAtggaccaatatgtacgtacatgtttgcgacagaatgacaacgctacatacgctttgaccgggtgggttcCAGTTGTCACGGAGGATAAGGAGAGactccttgcgtgtgaagatatagatgGCGGGCCCGAGCTATCACGGGAAGGATTCAtttttttgcgtgtaataaggaagcacttccttgcgtgcgaagatatagatggtgggtccgagatgtcaggaggattcatttttttacgcgtaataaggatgcacttccttgcatgcgtccatggaccatgtgggtccctactgtcatcctctccacgtacatccctcttccgatgttgtcatttattgacaacgttgaccacaccgtgccgagaacaccaacgCGACGGACGACGGCGAAACCCAGGAAGGGAATGGctcggaggcggcgaaggcacAACAGTGAAGGGATGTGGTTGAGTAGATGGATggtctggccagcagtgggagtagtaggggcggtgaagcctgcgtggcagcacagccggccacgggaggttaaaaatttaaacgagatttcgcatattttggtggggtacaaaatatttttaatactgaaatgtcaagccagatttaaagtactttcaTAATATATTTAAATTAGTTTCAAACCCaatgaaattggaatctgaaaatgtgaaaaaaattcagaaatttaaaaactATTGCCAATTTGTCACGTGTCTTTTATATTTatagcccatttcatattacttttaagatttgcagtcgtcttgaaagagttgcagcctaGCATAGTgaagaaaaataagtaggcctagattgggtattctttagaaaaaataaaccgggttagccattttcacaaagaaaaaaaaacCTAGGCTGGTCATGTGGTGCACGTAAATtagaagcctgggctagatgggccacagcccagttcaaaccctgctccgtctcaacaataacaaaaaaaaattactgctcaagcagctacgtcccaggtgtcagctgtTCTTGTGTAGTTCTCTTGTCTATTAACTATACAGTGaaaatgtcgtgggtcccagatgtcggcAAACCATTAAGAGGTGgcattttctttttctatacaCTGACGATGGAGTATATAACAAAAAAGGggaacttgcttgcgtacggccatgggcatggtgcgtccctACTTTCATCCTCAGCACGTATAGTCATCTcccgattcctctcgtttgttgaccgtgttgacaatgcgagagggcggcgccgcggcggcgcACCAAAGCGCGTtcaggacaacggcgaggcctcggacgagaACAAActagagccggggaagatgcagcagtgaaGTCGCGGGCGAAAGGGAGTACAAGGGTTGGCTAGTTCGGGTGTGGGGTGGGGCTGACGTCGACATTAACGATCCAGGAGACGATGGGGTGACGATGCGTGCGCTAAGGCGCAgtcagccgtggga
Above is a window of Triticum aestivum cultivar Chinese Spring chromosome 6B, IWGSC CS RefSeq v2.1, whole genome shotgun sequence DNA encoding:
- the LOC123135212 gene encoding uncharacterized protein, with the protein product MAATPATPQVHIESVQTGLPTRAVEPDRTRYIAVPAPPLPETALQRRLRVVLYYSADDHAPWEEGIWVRESLGEALCFFPEMAGRLRRRADGDGSWEVKLNDAGVRFQQATVEMSMEDFLADKDRARKEAALAPWVDVSAEDPDMCSLLFMQLNWFQDGGYAMGVSCTVLLCDPLSLARFLLKWARTHKEIKEQNKLVLRPIMQYMAYFERPEICCRRIRSLPIDSVAADGAHAQTVLFRTAAGSATGDLRTLAAACIDQASEELKVDRVSPFTLVVAPRDSARGATTVETSVTADGLKKGGAGHALEAAGWSELRLEEVTLRGVKPVHVSYRIAAGGDEGLVVVMPDGDGFLVTATIPE